The genome window GTCGAATTATGCCAGAGCAGGGGCGGAAAGCCGGCATAATCTGGCGTACTGGCGCTATGCCGATTATGCGGGAATCGGGCCCGGAGCTCATGGTCGGGTGAGTCATTCCGGCAGTCTCTTCGCCACCAGACGGCATCGTGCGCCGGAGCCATGGGCGGAGCTGGTAGAGCGTCAGGGCCATGGTTCGACCCTTGAGGAAGAGGTCGAGCCACAGGAACGCGCACGGGAAATGCTGCTGATGGGGCTGCGGATCACGGATGGTATCGACGAAGCCCGTTTCCGGCAGCGCACCGGCCTGACTCTGGAACAGGCGGTGGATCAGGAGGTTTTATCGCTGGCGCTGGACAATGCCTATCTCAGCCGCGAGCATGGCAATCTGCGCGCCTTGCCGGAGGGCAGGGTGCGGCTGAATGCGCTTTTGCAGGCATTGGTGCTCTGATGCAGAATCAGGCGGCGGGAGGCAGGACGATGCTGGCCTCCCCTTCCGCCAGCATGGTGCCATCTTCGGCGGTCACACTCAGCGCGTAGATCATGCCGCCAGGGCTGTTCAGCAACATGCGGGCCGAGACATGGAGCGTGCCGAACCGTTCATCATCCAGCCGCGGCACATGCAGGGTCACGGCCCGTAGCCCTGCCAGATAACCCGGCCTTGCCGCCGCTCCATCCAGTAAGGCTCCATGCAGGGCCGCAGCCTGAAGTGCATATTCGATGCCGCATACCGCACCGAGCCGTCCGCCTTCCCGCAAGGGATTATCCGGCAGAAGATGGGACTCGGACAGGCAGCTGATGGTGCTGTCATCCCACGCCACGACACGTTGCAACAGGCACATGCTGCCCTGATGCGGAATCAGCGCAGCGATGGCGGCGGGGCTGTCGGGATTGTGGCGTATTCCGGTCATGACAGGCGTATTCGTACATGGCCGGATAGCATGGTGGCATGGGCCTCCCCGCCATGTCCCCCAGCCAGAAGGCTGAGCAGACGCAGGGAGCGTGCCGCCGGATTCATCTCCGCCAGTGCAGCGAGGGCGGGAAGATCGGGAGCGACCAGAGCGGGATCGGCCTCTCCGGCACTGAAATCAACCGACAGACGGCCTGCATCGTCGCTTTGCCCGGCCTTCTGATCCGGGGTCAGCACGAAAGCGGCGGCAAAGGCGCATTCCGTCCGGCGCTTTTCCGCCAGCGGTGAAGCAAGGGGGGCATCATAGAGACAGAGCAGCACGGGTTCTTTTTCTATCCCGGCCTCCACCACTGCTTTGAGCAGTCCCGCACCAAAAGTATGATCATGGCAGCCGATGCAGTTGGCGGGGGCGCTGGCACCATGCGCGATGGTCCAGTATCCGGCGGGTGCATTGTGAACCGAATTATGAAACTGTGTCGGTGACAGCTGCACATCCGAGGTGTTTTCGGTGGTCGTCAGTGTTTCCAGAATCCCGTGCAGCAACATGCCGTCGCCATTGCCGCTGGCGAAGATGCTGCGCAGTGTCTGTGGCTGAAGGCCACTCTGTGCGACGGCCTGTTCGGCTGCATAGAGAGCCAGCCTTGCTACCATTCCCGTTCGGCGACGCTCATTGGGTGACAGGATGGAAGGCGGCGGCGGTGGCTCCTGACTGGAGAGGTCCAGGGGAGTTTTGCCGGTCAGCACGCCCTGACTCTGCTCCCAGCCCGGCAGGCCCGGTCCCCAGATGGCAACACCCGCGATCCGTACGGAGGGGGAAGAGGACATGGATGGCATGATCAGGGCTGTCCTACCAGCAGGCTGCAATTAATACCGCCGAAGCCGAATGCGTTGATCAGAATATGGCGGGGCGAGGCGACCATATTCTCGGTCAGCAGCCGGGCAGTAAACGTGGGATCGACCTGTGACACGTTGATGTTGCCCGGTAGAAAACCGTGTTTCAGCGACAGCATTGCCAGCGCCACACCGACCATCCCTGCTGTCCCCAGCGTGTGACCCATCCAGCCTTTGGAGGAGCCGCATGGCGTCTCCGTGCCGAATATCTCGGTGATGGCACGGTCCTCCATCGCATCGTTCTGCCTTGTGCCGGTGCCGTGGAGCGCCACGAAATCAACGGCATCCGGAGAAAGCCCGGCACTGCGCAACGCACCACGCATCGCATCCGTGGCGCCGCGGCCTTCCGGATGAGGCGCAGACATATGATGACCGTCGCTGCTGGCGCCATGACCCAGCAGCATGGCGGGGGCTTCATCGCGTTCCAGCAGGGCGAACCCGGCGGCCTCACCGATGGAAATACCGCGCCGCCCGGTATCGCCGGGCTGGGTGGCATCGGGAGAGATCAGCTCCAGCGCCGCGAAGCCGCGCAGGGTCATCCGGCACAGCGTATCTGCACCACCCACCACGGCGGCATCACACAGCCCACTGGCAATCAGTTGCTGGGCATCGGCAAACGCCTTGGCGGCAGAAGCGCAGGCAGTCGAAATCACGAAAGCCGGACCCTCCAGCTGCAACCGCGCCTGCACGAAGCGGGCAAGCGCGAACAGGTCATGGGTGTTTTCGACATCCAGAGCGTCAGGGAGTTTTTCCCCCGGCGCGCGGCAACGATAGGCTTCCTCGCTGGTCAGGATGCCCGATGTGCTGGTGCCAAGCACGATGGCGATCCGCTCCGCGCCATAGCGGGCACGGGCGCGGGCGACATGCTCCGAGAATCCGTCACTGTGCAGGGCCATATCGGCCAGCCGGTGGTTGCGGCAGTCGAACCGGGCCAGCGCGGATGGAAGGCTGTATTCCTCCAGCCCCTCCACACGTCCGATCCATCCCTCGGTGATGCCGAACATGTCACAGCGCCGCAAACCGCTCTGTCTGGTAAGCAGGGCCTGCAAGGTCGTGTGTTCGTCCTGCCCGATCGCGCTGACAAGGCTGGTTGCGGTAATCCCGAGCGGTTGCATCTTGGCTGTATCATCCATTCGCGGATGGGGGGGAAATGGCAGGCAAATCCGTATCTTGCGGACGGGCCATGAAGAAGGCCAGCACAAGTGCGCAGAAAGTGCCACTGGCCACAGTCAGGCCGATACTGGCCAGCAGCGGGGTCTGGCATGTGGCCAGAAGTCCGAAGCTCAGCAAGGTCATGCCATTGCAGACCAGCAGGGTACGGAGGGTGCGCACACGTTCCTCCAGATCCAGCGGGGCACCATTGTCTCCCCGTCGCGTCAGAAACAGCGCATAATCCAGAGAGATACCGATCATGAGCTGAATGGCTGTCACGTGGAACAGGGAGATCGATATCCCGGCGAGTTTCAGCAATGCCAGAGTGACGCAGAGAGCCGCGCCGATCGGGACCAGAACGGCCAGCAAACGTTTCGGTTGCCGCAGCCCGATCGCCAGAGCGAACAGCGCCAGCAAGGCTCCTGCGCCAAGCCAGCGAAAAGCCTGACCCGTAAAGCGGTTCACCAGCCCGTTGGTGGCTTCCCGGATATCGATGACCTGCGCCGGACCGGTGCCGGACTGGTCCAGCAGGCTCTGGAATGTATCCGCGTCCGTCAGACCGGTGAGGGAGGCGATGCCATACCAGCTGTCACCGCGCTGAAACAGCATGGGGGCCAGACGTGCCCGCAACAGGGGGCTGGGTAAGGCGTGCAGGGGGGAAGCCGTCCGTTGCTGCTCCGCATCTTTCAGGAACGGATCGAAGGCTCCGTTTGCGAAGGGCAAGCCTGCCATGGCGGCCATGACCCGGTCATGCAGTTCCGGGGCAGGCGGAATCGCAGCCTGATGTTGGCGTTGGCTGTATTCACTGGGCAGCAGATCGGCAGGCCCGAGCGAGGATGTGATCAGGCCGCGCTGCCGCATCTGGTGCAGGAACGGGGTCAGACGCTCCGCATGGCGTAGAACATCTTCCTGGCTGGTGCCGCTGAATACCAGCAGGACGCTGGCATCCGGTGCGCCGATCTGGCGGCGCAGAGTGTCATCCAGCGTCATCTGGCTCGCTGGTACCGGACTCAGATGGGCCAGATCGCGTTCCAGCGGAGGCAGGCCGGTGATGGTCAGATAGAGAAGGGCCAGACAGGGCACCAACAGTGCCAGAGGCCGAAAACGGTGCAGCCGCTCCAGCCTGATCATCCATGCAGGCGCGGCACTATTCCGCCCGGGCGTTTTCAGCAGGGCAGGCGCCAGATCGGCCGAACGGACGACAGGAGGCAGCACGAGAAATGTTGCCAGCCCCGCCCCCAGCAGCCCCATGACCGAGAACAATCCCAACTGCGCCAGAGCGGGGAAGCTGGAAAACACCATCCCGATCAACCCCAGCGAGGCGGCGATCATGGTCAGGCCCAGCGTCATGCCGATCCTCCGTCGTGTTGCCCTCACGGCCTCACCAGGGCGGCGATGGCCGATCCACAGCACGGGATAATCCAGCGTGACACCCAGCATGGTGAGGCCGAATCCTAACGTCACGCCATGCACGCTACCGTTCCAGAGCTGGATCGTGACCGCTGCCAGCGCAATGCCGAGCATCGGTGGAATCAGCATCGCCACCAGTACGGCAGGCGATCGGAAGCGCCATAACAGCAGGGCCAGAATCAGGACGCCGGACAGAATGGCGATGCGATGAATATCGGCCTTGACGATGCTGGAAGCCTGTTCGGCAAAAATCGCCGGACCGGTCAAATGCAGGGAAAATGCACCGGGATCGGTTGGACTGACGGTACGACGGGCATCTTCAAAGGAAGAGCGCAACAGGGAGAGGGCAACCTGTTGTTCCTCGATGCTTGAACCGGCATGCAGCCGGGTCAGCAGCAGGGCGCGTGGTGGCTGATCCGGCTGTTCCGGTGCGAACCACACGCCATCCACCGTGCGCGGACCACTGAACCCCCCCTCCAGCCATTGTGCAGCCACTGCGGCGAATGCACCGGTCGGATCGGCAAAACCATAGCGGGCAACAACCGGTGAGGCCGCGCCTGACAAACCGGTCAGCAAGGCCTCGAAATGATGATGCAGGGCATCGGTGGTAAAATGCTCCGGCGTAACGGCGTCAGAAAGAAGATAGCGATCTGCAAACAACTTTTCCGCTTCCTGATCCATGCCCGCACTGCTGTTCATGACGAGGCTGAACAGGTTGTGTCCTCGCAACTGTGCAGCCATCCTCTGGCTGATTTTTGTGAGAGCGGGCGTGGATGGTCCGTCTATTCCGGCGAGAAGAAGGGTGGCTGCCTCTCCTTCCCGCACTTCCCGTAACAGGAAGCGGGAAGCAGAGTCTGTACCGGGAGGCAGGAAATCTGTAATGTCGGTACGAATGCGGATCTGCGTCAGCACCAGACCGAGACAGACAGCGCAGAGAAGAAAAACGGCCAGAAGTCGTTTCATGGAACTGCGCGTGTCACGAGAGCAAATAATCCTGTTGCCGTGTCGTCTTGGTAGGAGTGGACGCTTCGTCCGGTCAAGCCGGACGAAGACAGCGCGCAGGATCGGTCAGTGGACCAAAGGCAGAGTCACGATGTTGTGACATGCCCGGCAAGATCCTCACCGGCTTCCACAGGACCAAATTCGCCATTCAGGGCTGCGGTCAACCGGTTTTTGTCCAACTTGCCTTCCCATCGCGCCACAACGATGGCCGCGACGGCATTACCGATCAGGTTGGTAAGCGCACGGCATTCCGACATGAATCGGTCTACGCCGAAAATCAGTCCGATTCCTGCAACGGGAATGCTTGGGATCACTGACAGGGTGGCAGCCAGTGTGACAAACCCTGCTCCGGTTACGCCCGCAGCGCCTTTGGAACTGAGCATGGCAACAGCCAGCAACAGGGCCTGATCACCCCATGATAGCGGAATGTTCAGGGCCTGGGCAATGAACAGTGCCGCGATGGTCATATAGATGTTGGTGCCATCAAGATTGAAGGAATATCCAGTAGGGATTACCAGACCGACCACAGTTTTCTCGCAGCCTGCAGCCTCCATCTTGGCCATAAGCCCGGGCAGAGCAGGTTCGGAGGAACTGGTGCCGAGAACGAGGAGAAGCTCTTCCTTGATGTAGCGAATCAGCTTGAGGACGGAAAATCCATTATATCGTGCGACAGCCCCCAGCACGATCAGCACAAACAGGATGGCGGTGATGTAGAATGTCCCCACCAGCATCGCCAGATTGAGGATAGACCGGATGCCGAATGTGCCAACCGTGTAGGCCATGGCTCCGAATGCACCGAGCGGTGCTGCGCGCATCAGGATGGCGACCAGCCTGAAGATACCGGCAGAAAGGGATTCGAGAACTTTCAGCAGGGGTGCGCCCGCTTCCCCGACCGATGCCAGTGCAATCCCGAACAGAACGGAGAAAAACAGCACCTGAAGGATGTCACCGCTTGCAAGGGCGCTGACAGGTGTGGCCGGAATGATGTTCAGCAGAAAGCCGATCAGGGTGGTATCGTGCGCCCTTTGTACATATGTCTGCACGAGCGAGGATGAAAGCTTGGCGGGATCGGCATGCATACTGGTGCCTGGCTGCACAATATTGACCACGACCAGACCGACGATCAGTGCAAGCGTTGAAAAGCACAGGAAGTAGATCATCGCCTTGCCGATGACCCGGCCAACGGTTTTCATGTCCCGCATGCTGGCAATGCCGGTCACGACCGTCAGGAAAATAACCGGTGCGATGATCATCTTGACCAGCTTGATGAAAGCATCACCCAGCGGTCCGAAAGATTTCGCGACACCCGGCGCAAAATAACCCAGCAGGACACTGAGAGCCATGGCAATCAGAACCTGTACGTACAGATGCTGATACCATTTATGTGGTCGGTGGGGCTGTGGTACCTGTGAAACTGGGGCCATGGCCATTGTCTTGTATTTCCCCCTTATTGTCCCGCATCAGGGCTGCGGGTTATGACAGGGTGCCATATGCCTTTTTCGTTTCGTTATAAAGCCATAATCCGGGACCAGTCCGGAGTGATGCAGAAAGTCTGTCAGCAAAAAGATTAATCTGGTGTGATCTGCATGATACTGCGATCACCATTGGTCTGGACCGTATCAGTCTGGCGTAGCTGATGACCGATGCCATCAATGCGGACGACGCTTATAAATCCTGAAATATGTCCGTCGATCGGTTTCAGGGTAAGCCGCCATGCATCTCCCCCCAATGATTCATACGCAATCCGGTAATGCTTTTCCAGCGTTGCCAGATTGCCGGAAAGCGCACCGCGGACAGTATCTACCAGGGCACCAAGCGCAGGCTGTGTGGTCAGATCAATAGTGTGGGGTGGTTCAGGCGGATGAATCAGTACCAGAGTATCCCCTGTCACACGCAATGTTTCGGGCGAGGGAGAGGTGATTATTTTCTCCAGCCGATCAGGGCGTTGATAGGACAGGATCCCTTCCGAAATAATCGGTCGGGTCAGTTGGGAAAGCGTCTTTTCTTCTCTGAAATGTGCATGGGACGTCTCGACCTGCGCCAGCCGCGCCATCAACTGATGCAGCGGATCAGATGGCTGGCTGGCCAGGGGCGGGGAAGCGGGTTCCTGGTCTGCGGCTATCGCCTGAAAGGCTGGAACGCTGCCCGATAGGGACAACGCAATCAGGCTGGCAATCCGGCTGATTGAGAGTGTTTTCACCAGTGCCTTCATCTGTGTGCCAGAAATCATAGAAATTGAACCAGTTGTAAGGATAGGCCCGCGCATGGTGTTCCAGCCGGGCGATGAAAGACAGCAGCCATTCATGCACTGCGCCGAGACGATTCTGTCTTGGCAAGGTGATGCGGTCGGCAAAGGGTTCGATGATGATAGTATAGTGGCGTGGCCCGGTCCTCAGCCCGAAACACAGCAGGACAGGTGCTGCTGTAACGGCGGCCAACAGCAGCGGCCCTGCCGGAAAATGGGCGATTTTGCCGAGAAAAGGTACACCAAGCATGCGTTGCGGCATGTGGGAACGGTCGGCCAGCAACCCGATCAATTCTCCCCGGCCAAGCGCTTCCTGCACATCCAGCGCTGTGCTGGCTCGCCCGATATCGATGATGTCCTGAGCAGCCTGCGGATTGAGACTGTCCAGTGCAGCCGACAGACCGCTTGTATGTTCTCTCCACATCAGCGGCCTGACCCGGACCGGGCAATTTTCCAGCGTGGTCAGTGCGCGCAGGCTTTCAAAGCTGCCAAGATGGGCGCCGAATAACAATGCACCCTGACCGGTTCTGGCATGATGGTGCAGAAGGTCCAGACCATGCACGGTAATTTTATAATGGCTGATCCGGCCGGACAGCAAAAAAACGCGGTCCAGAATCACGCAGGCAAAGCAGTAAAAATGCCGATACAAATCTCGCAAGGTCACGGGCCGGTTGAGCGCCTGCTGTAAAAACTGCCTGCTTGCCTGCCGCGCCCGTGTTCGGGTGATCAGGTACCACCCTGCTACCACAGGCATGATCAGGAACCTGATCAGCCAGTCCGCCCGCAAGGTCAGACGGATCAGGAGCGCAGGCAGAAATTGTCCACCGCCTTCCTTTATTTTGGTCCAGTGCGTACTCATCGGCTCAGAGGATCATGCTGGCAGGTGAAGCAATGGATGCTTCACGTGAAACAATCCACAAGGGAGTCATCCTGGCAGCAAGGCCGATCTGGATGTGGTGGAGAAAAAGGTTAGACATGACCTATCCCTTCCTGAGGGGTAGGCGGGTGCATGGCCCGGACCCTGGCCTTCAGTGATACTCTGCTTCCGGTGGAGAGGATGATGGCGCTCTCTCCATTCGTGGCTGGCTTAGTGGAGATATCGACCCTATCCCCCGGCAGAACGGGCATGGAAAAACGGGCGGAGACGATATGAACCGGAGCCTGGTCCATCTTCAGAGACCGCAAGGCATGATCCAGCAGCAGAACACCCGGCAACAATGGCCTGCCGGGAAAATGCCCGGCCAGGGCGGGGTGATCTTGTGCGACCTCGAACCGGGACGGCGGAGGAAGGGTACCCTGCTGATCGTCTGAAACACTGTCATTCATATCGTAATCTTTAAGAAGCAATTGTGTTCATACGATGGAGCAGATCCTCTATCGCGTTGCGCGGAAGTTTACCAAGCGCATTACGGGGCAATGCCTCGACTATCACCACGCGACGCGGCAGGAAGGCCGGGTCGATCCGGGTGCGAAGCCCCTCCATTATGGTGGTAACAGAACAGCTTGGCGCGACTACCAGCGCGATCAGCTTTGCTTCCAGATTGCTCGCATCGTCTGTTTTGCCGGAGGGCAGATAAGAGGGAAGGTAAAAAGTACCATCCTCTACTCCCGGCAGTTCCGACAAAATACGGCTCAGCCCGGCCAGAGAAGCGCGCTTGCCGCCGCGTTTGATCATATCTGCCTGACGTCCGATCAGCCGAAAGGAACGGTCCGGCAGCAGGGCAACAATATCCGCAAGCGGTGTGTCCGGACAGAAAGGAGCCTGCGCAACCGGTTGATCAATTTCGATCCCGCCCTGACCGGCCTCCATGCTGCCAGCGGCTTTAAGGTTCACCCCATCCAGCAGATACCAGTTGTCTCCGGCAACCGTCCGGCGGGTGGCGAATGAGCCGATTTCGGTGGCGCCGTAGATTTCATGCACCTCGGTGCCAAAACGTGTTTCAAACCCGCCCGCGAGGAGCGGGGACAGCGGGGCGGTGGCTGAAATGGTGCGCGACAGGGGTGGAACCGGCAAGGCCGCATCCTGCATCGCCCGCATATGCAGTGGTGTGCATACCAGCATACGCGGGGCCGGAATCCGCTCCAGCGCGCGGGTTATATCGGCCGGATAAAAAGCCGGGCCACACCATATGGCTGCTTTGGCATGCAGGGGCAGCAGGACGGACAGCTCAAACCCGTACATATGTTGGGACGGAACAGGGGCCACTATGTTGCAAGGCGCATCCGTTTCCGTCGGCAGGGCGAAGCGATTGCCGATGGCCCGGCTGCGATCCACCAGAGCACGCCATTGTTTGGTATGGGCCACCGGGTTTCCCGTTGATCCGGAGGTGAAGGCAATGGCTGCAATCCGGTCATCGGGAATGTCGTGAGGGGAGCGGGTCCAGAGGGAAGCGCCGCTCATGTCCCATACCACGAAAGTCCATCCCTGTTGCCGGGCAAGATCAATGATGTCGGTATCTGATGATGACAGCAGTAATGTTGTTCCCGGATAGGACTGGATCAGATGTTCAAGCCCGTGCAGGGTGCGTTCGGCCGTCATCAGCGCAGGAATGCCCATGATCTGTGCGGCAGCAAAACCCGTGGCGACCGCCAGCCGATTCCTGGAGGGCAGGGCCAGAAACCGGCATGCCGGTAACTGCCGTGTCAGCAGATCGGCTTCTCCCAGAAACATTGCGACTGTGACGGACCCGTCCGGGACAGTCGCGTCCGGCGTCAGAAAAAGCGTCTCGTGAAGCTGCCGGTCGGTCAGGGCCGTGCTGGCTGGCGCGCGTCGGGGGACCGATAGATCATGAGTCGTAAGCAAAACGTATCCTGACAGGAAGAAGCATAAACCGCGACCGGGGCCGTGCGGGTAAATATCAGGTCAGGCCGGACAGTAACATTTGATTTTTTGTCATTCTTATCTTTCATTCCCGGTCAAACAGATATTTCATTATCCCATCACGAATGCTACGGGCGAGCCGTGACACGTTTGAAAGCCGACAGGCTGCTTCCGGCTCGTTCCTTGACCGCTCTGATTCTTGGCAGGCCGGATCATCCCGTTACATTCAGTGTTGATCTGGAAGATCACGGGGGTGGGCTGGATCGCCTCGCGGGGAATGCCAGCCGTCTGCTGGACTGGCTGGCATCCCACCATGTGCGGGCAACGATTTTCACCGTGGGGGAACTGGGACGCACCGCCCCGGCGATCGTCCGGCGCTTTGCCGAAGCAGGTCACGAAATCGCCTGCCATGGGGAGGTGCATCAGCGGCTGGAACGGCTGTCCCCGGCGCAGTTGCGTGCTGGTCTGATCGCGGCGCGTCAGCGGCTGAGCGATCTTTCCGGCCAGTCTGTCGAGGGATTTCGTGCGCCTGAGTTCTCGTTGACGCCGCTGACGCCCTGGGTGCCGGATGTTCTGGCGGAGGCCGGGTATCTCTGGTCCTCCTCCATCATGCCGACCCGGCTGAGGGGAGGGGAGGCCCCGATTGGCTGGGCCGGTCTGCCGGCTCGTCCATTTCTGTGGCCATCCGGAGTGCTGGAGATCCCGGTCCCGCTGTTTCGCATTGGCCCTTTCCATGTGCCTTTCATGGGGGGGATGTGGCTGCGCTACCTGCCTTTGCCCTTGTTACGTCTGGCTATAAAGCGGATGGGAGATCAGCCGTCATGGGCTTACTGTCATCCTTATGATATTGATACCAAAGAAAAATTGTCACTTTTACCGGGCCGGTCCCGTGTGGCCAGTATGGCGATGTGGGCCAATCGCGGCCGTATGGTCGAAAGAATGACGATTCTGGCAGCAAACCCTGCTCCCTGTTTTGGGGAAAGGGTGCCGCTCTGGCGGCGACAGGCCATCACGATACAGAAATAATAAGTGGGTGGGGCCAATGTTGGCTGATTGCAGCCAGCGGAAGTCAGGCTGTTTTTCAAGGAAAACGGGGCAGCATCCCGGAATTAAGATTGCGTTGATGCGGCGAATGCAGTAACTGCCCCTTTCTTGCGAATTATTCGCAACCGGAGAGACCGATGAGCATTCGTAGCAATCGGCTGGCAGGTGTGCATGGCGCGCTGACGGCTGTGTTTCTGACAGCGACGTCTTTTTCGCTGGGAGCTGGTATTTTGTTGCCGGGTATTGTCTCCGCCCAGACGGCTTCCCAACAAACTGCTCCGGCACCAGCATCAGCACCGGCGGCACCCGCCCCGGTTGGAACCCCGGCAGACGCCGCACCCACGCCGGATGCAACGTCTGCCGCTGCTCCGAAAATTACCGAGGCTGAGGTGGATGCCGATCTGCCGCATGATTTATCGGTTCAGGCGATGTTCCATAATGCGGACATGGTCGTGAAAGCGGTGATGTTGGGTCTGGTTGCGGCCTCCATCCTGACCTGGACCATTCTTCTGGCGAAGGGGATCGAGATTGCCGGTGCCCGCCGCTCCCTGCGCCGTGATCTGAGCGAGGCAATGACTGAGCGTTCTCTGGCTACCCTTCAGGCCCGTCAGCATGGGCGCGGTATGAGTCCGGGCGTGGCCATGGTCAATGCGGCGGCGGAGGAAATCATCGCGTCCGGTGATCGGACCGGCGGCATTCAGGAACGTGTTGTCTCCCGTCTGCGTCGTCTGGAGGCCGCTTATGGCCGCCGTATCGGGCGTGGCACCGGCTTTCTGGCGACCAT of Granulibacter bethesdensis contains these proteins:
- a CDS encoding beta-ketoacyl synthase chain length factor is translated as MSSSPSVRIAGVAIWGPGLPGWEQSQGVLTGKTPLDLSSQEPPPPPSILSPNERRRTGMVARLALYAAEQAVAQSGLQPQTLRSIFASGNGDGMLLHGILETLTTTENTSDVQLSPTQFHNSVHNAPAGYWTIAHGASAPANCIGCHDHTFGAGLLKAVVEAGIEKEPVLLCLYDAPLASPLAEKRRTECAFAAAFVLTPDQKAGQSDDAGRLSVDFSAGEADPALVAPDLPALAALAEMNPAARSLRLLSLLAGGHGGEAHATMLSGHVRIRLS
- a CDS encoding beta-ketoacyl-[acyl-carrier-protein] synthase family protein — protein: MQPLGITATSLVSAIGQDEHTTLQALLTRQSGLRRCDMFGITEGWIGRVEGLEEYSLPSALARFDCRNHRLADMALHSDGFSEHVARARARYGAERIAIVLGTSTSGILTSEEAYRCRAPGEKLPDALDVENTHDLFALARFVQARLQLEGPAFVISTACASAAKAFADAQQLIASGLCDAAVVGGADTLCRMTLRGFAALELISPDATQPGDTGRRGISIGEAAGFALLERDEAPAMLLGHGASSDGHHMSAPHPEGRGATDAMRGALRSAGLSPDAVDFVALHGTGTRQNDAMEDRAITEIFGTETPCGSSKGWMGHTLGTAGMVGVALAMLSLKHGFLPGNINVSQVDPTFTARLLTENMVASPRHILINAFGFGGINCSLLVGQP
- a CDS encoding MMPL family transporter, with the translated sequence MKRLLAVFLLCAVCLGLVLTQIRIRTDITDFLPPGTDSASRFLLREVREGEAATLLLAGIDGPSTPALTKISQRMAAQLRGHNLFSLVMNSSAGMDQEAEKLFADRYLLSDAVTPEHFTTDALHHHFEALLTGLSGAASPVVARYGFADPTGAFAAVAAQWLEGGFSGPRTVDGVWFAPEQPDQPPRALLLTRLHAGSSIEEQQVALSLLRSSFEDARRTVSPTDPGAFSLHLTGPAIFAEQASSIVKADIHRIAILSGVLILALLLWRFRSPAVLVAMLIPPMLGIALAAVTIQLWNGSVHGVTLGFGLTMLGVTLDYPVLWIGHRRPGEAVRATRRRIGMTLGLTMIAASLGLIGMVFSSFPALAQLGLFSVMGLLGAGLATFLVLPPVVRSADLAPALLKTPGRNSAAPAWMIRLERLHRFRPLALLVPCLALLYLTITGLPPLERDLAHLSPVPASQMTLDDTLRRQIGAPDASVLLVFSGTSQEDVLRHAERLTPFLHQMRQRGLITSSLGPADLLPSEYSQRQHQAAIPPAPELHDRVMAAMAGLPFANGAFDPFLKDAEQQRTASPLHALPSPLLRARLAPMLFQRGDSWYGIASLTGLTDADTFQSLLDQSGTGPAQVIDIREATNGLVNRFTGQAFRWLGAGALLALFALAIGLRQPKRLLAVLVPIGAALCVTLALLKLAGISISLFHVTAIQLMIGISLDYALFLTRRGDNGAPLDLEERVRTLRTLLVCNGMTLLSFGLLATCQTPLLASIGLTVASGTFCALVLAFFMARPQDTDLPAISPPSANG
- a CDS encoding dicarboxylate/amino acid:cation symporter, whose translation is MAPVSQVPQPHRPHKWYQHLYVQVLIAMALSVLLGYFAPGVAKSFGPLGDAFIKLVKMIIAPVIFLTVVTGIASMRDMKTVGRVIGKAMIYFLCFSTLALIVGLVVVNIVQPGTSMHADPAKLSSSLVQTYVQRAHDTTLIGFLLNIIPATPVSALASGDILQVLFFSVLFGIALASVGEAGAPLLKVLESLSAGIFRLVAILMRAAPLGAFGAMAYTVGTFGIRSILNLAMLVGTFYITAILFVLIVLGAVARYNGFSVLKLIRYIKEELLLVLGTSSSEPALPGLMAKMEAAGCEKTVVGLVIPTGYSFNLDGTNIYMTIAALFIAQALNIPLSWGDQALLLAVAMLSSKGAAGVTGAGFVTLAATLSVIPSIPVAGIGLIFGVDRFMSECRALTNLIGNAVAAIVVARWEGKLDKNRLTAALNGEFGPVEAGEDLAGHVTTS
- a CDS encoding LolA-related protein, yielding MARLAQVETSHAHFREEKTLSQLTRPIISEGILSYQRPDRLEKIITSPSPETLRVTGDTLVLIHPPEPPHTIDLTTQPALGALVDTVRGALSGNLATLEKHYRIAYESLGGDAWRLTLKPIDGHISGFISVVRIDGIGHQLRQTDTVQTNGDRSIMQITPD
- a CDS encoding AMP-binding protein: MLTTHDLSVPRRAPASTALTDRQLHETLFLTPDATVPDGSVTVAMFLGEADLLTRQLPACRFLALPSRNRLAVATGFAAAQIMGIPALMTAERTLHGLEHLIQSYPGTTLLLSSSDTDIIDLARQQGWTFVVWDMSGASLWTRSPHDIPDDRIAAIAFTSGSTGNPVAHTKQWRALVDRSRAIGNRFALPTETDAPCNIVAPVPSQHMYGFELSVLLPLHAKAAIWCGPAFYPADITRALERIPAPRMLVCTPLHMRAMQDAALPVPPLSRTISATAPLSPLLAGGFETRFGTEVHEIYGATEIGSFATRRTVAGDNWYLLDGVNLKAAGSMEAGQGGIEIDQPVAQAPFCPDTPLADIVALLPDRSFRLIGRQADMIKRGGKRASLAGLSRILSELPGVEDGTFYLPSYLPSGKTDDASNLEAKLIALVVAPSCSVTTIMEGLRTRIDPAFLPRRVVIVEALPRNALGKLPRNAIEDLLHRMNTIAS
- a CDS encoding polysaccharide deacetylase family protein: MTALILGRPDHPVTFSVDLEDHGGGLDRLAGNASRLLDWLASHHVRATIFTVGELGRTAPAIVRRFAEAGHEIACHGEVHQRLERLSPAQLRAGLIAARQRLSDLSGQSVEGFRAPEFSLTPLTPWVPDVLAEAGYLWSSSIMPTRLRGGEAPIGWAGLPARPFLWPSGVLEIPVPLFRIGPFHVPFMGGMWLRYLPLPLLRLAIKRMGDQPSWAYCHPYDIDTKEKLSLLPGRSRVASMAMWANRGRMVERMTILAANPAPCFGERVPLWRRQAITIQK
- the exbB gene encoding tonB-system energizer ExbB; this translates as MSIRSNRLAGVHGALTAVFLTATSFSLGAGILLPGIVSAQTASQQTAPAPASAPAAPAPVGTPADAAPTPDATSAAAPKITEAEVDADLPHDLSVQAMFHNADMVVKAVMLGLVAASILTWTILLAKGIEIAGARRSLRRDLSEAMTERSLATLQARQHGRGMSPGVAMVNAAAEEIIASGDRTGGIQERVVSRLRRLEAAYGRRIGRGTGFLATIGATSPFIGLFGTVWGIMNSFIGISQSHTTNLAVVAPGIAEALLATATGLVAAIPAVVIYNSFARITGGYRAQLTDLTAAVTRIVSRDLDNQRSLRHAAE